In the genome of Pontibacter actiniarum, the window GGACCGATTTGACAGCCTTTTAATGGCAATTCCGTTCATAGTTACGTTCCTGGAGATCTTCTGAAAAATTTACATCAGCCTTTTAGGAGGTTGTAAGTATAATTCTCAACTTTACCCCGGAAACACTAAAACTGATTGAGTACTCACAATAAAAATTTTTGAGTAGATGATGTTATACAAAGAGCCAGCACCAATTAAGGACAGAGAAAATCCTTTTGAGTCGATGATGTCGCGCTTCAACATAGCCGCTGAGGTGCTTGGGTTGGATGAAGAAGTATACAACGTACTGAAGTCTCCTACTCGGCAGGTAATCGTAAACGTGCCTGTGACCATGGATGACGGCAAGGTGCGTGTGTTTGAAGGATACCGTGTAGTACACTCTACGATCCTGGGGCCATCAAAAGGCGGTATCCGTTACGCGCCGGATGTGTTCCTGGACGAGGTGAAGGCCCTGGCCGCCTGGATGACCTGGAAGTGCGCGGTGGTGGATATTCCTTATGGCGGAGCCAAAGGCGGTATCATCTGCGATCCTTATTCTATGTCGGCTGGTGAAATCGAGCGTCTGACAAGAGCCTATACTTCCTCGCTGGTAGATATCTTCGGCCCGGACCAGGACATACCGGCTCCGGACATGGGCACAGGCCCGCGCGAGATGGCCTGGCTGATGGACGAGTACTCTAAAACAAAAGGTTCCACCACACATGCCGTAGTAACAGGCAAACCGTTGGTGCTGGGCGGCTCGCTGGGCCGTGTAGAGGCAACAGGTCGCGGCGTGATGGTATCGGCCATGGCGGCCATGGAAAAGCTGGGCATGGACCCGTATAAATCTACCGCTGTGGTGCAGGGCTTCGGTAACGTAGGCGCTTGGGCTGCCAAACTGATGGCAGAGCGCGGGGTGAAGATCCTGGGCATCAGCGATGTGAGCGGAGCGTACTGGAACGACAACGGCATAGACATCGAAGAGGCCATCGAGTATAAAAACGCCCACAACGGCCGTTTGGAAGGCTACAAAGGGGCAGAGCAGATGAACCCGGACGAGCTGCTGACTTCTAAGGTAGACGTACTGGTGCCTGCCGCCGTAGAAGACGTGATCACCATCCATAACGTGGACAAGATCCAGGCCCGCCTGATTGTGGAGGGAGCCAACGGACCGACTTCCTATAAAGCCGACAACATCATCAATGAGAAAGGCATCATGGTTGTGCCGGATATCCTGGCGAACTCTGGTGGCGTAACGGTGTCTTACTTTGAGTGGGTGCAGAACCGCATGGGCTTTAAATGGACGCTGGACCGCGTAAACGAGCGTGCCGAGCGCATCATGAACGAGTCTTTCGAGCGCGTTTACGCCGCTTCGCAAAAGTATAACGTACCCATGCGTATCGCTGCTTACATTGTGGCCATCGATAAGGTAGCCATGACGTACAAGTATCGCGGGGGCTTCTAAAATATATTTTTTAGAAGAATAAGCGAAAGATTGTATAATTTTGAAGCAGGTAATAGCCCATCTACTAAACTGGATGGGCTATTATGAGTTATAAAGTACCTGCGGCAAACACAAAAACGGATGAAAATTCATAAAGAAGGACGGAGAATTTTATTTTTTACATTGTTGATTCTGATAGTGCTGAACTTGTTGCTCTACAACTTCAATCCGGAGAATGGCACCTTCAACAGAATCTTCTCCGCCGTGTCTGCCGTTCTTTTCCTATTAATTCTCCAGTTCTTCAGGAGCCCGTACCGCAACCTGCTGCTGCACGAAGACCTGATCATAGCCCCAGCCGACGGCAAGGTGGTGGTGATCGAAGAGGTGGAGGAGCCGGAGTACTTTCAGGACAAGCGCAAGCAGATCTCCATCTTCATGTCGCCGATCAACGTGCACATTACGCGTAACCCGGTGTCGGGCATCGTAAAGTACTTTAAGTACCACCCGGGTAACTACTTTGTAGCGTGGCACCCGAAATCGAGCACCCAGAACGAGCGCACCACGGTTGTGGTAGAGTCTACGGCCGGGCCGGAGGTGCTTTTCCGCCAGATTGCCGGGGCCATGGCGCGCCGCATTGTGTGGTATGTAAACGAGGGAGATGAGGTAAGCCAGGGCGAGGAGTTCGGCTTCATCAAGTTTGGCTCACGCGTCGATATCTTCGTGCCGCTGGACACCGAAATAAAAGCAGAGCTTGGCCAGAAAACAAAAGGCGGGCAGACTGTTATCGCACAGCTAAAAACACCACCGCCAACCTTGTTTGGGTAATCTTCAAGATGCTATACGCTAGATATTAGACAAAAAAGGCCGCTGCAAGTATAAACTGCAGCGGCCTTTTTATTTATCTGAATCAGGACTTTCAGGAGAATTGGCATTTATAGGATGTTTTTAGAAACGCCTGCAAACGTCACAAGTCTGGTGAGGCACTGCGCGTGGCTGCACGAGCAACTATGTTTTCCTATAGGCCCCAATCTCAACATGAGAGTCTAAAATCTTACGTCTTCTATCTAACGTCTGGACTAATACCAGCTTTCCACCAGTTTCATTAGCTGCTCCAGGTACTGCTGGTCTACCTCGTCGAAGTCGTTTAGTTTGTCGCTGTCTACGTCCAGCACCAGTTTTACCTCCCCATCCTTTATGGCGGGCAGCACAATTTCTGACTTAGAGTCGCTGCTGCAGGCGATGTGGCCCGGGAAAGCCTCCACATCCGGTACCAGCATTGTTTTCTGCTGCGTATAGCAGGCCCCGCAAACCCCTTTGTGGTACGGAATGCGCGTGCAGGCCACCGGCCCCTGAAATGGGCCCAGCACCAGCTGGCCCTCTTTGTTGAAGTACACACCCACCCAGAAGTAGCCCATACCCTGGCGTAACGCGGCTACCAGGTTGGAGATGTTTGCAATCAGGTCGGTTTCACCGGTGGTGAGCGCCTCTATTTGCGGAAGCAGCGCCTTATACTTTTCCTCTTTGCTGAGGTTGGCATCTACAAGAAGTGATTCGGCCATGGTTTAATATTGAATAACTGAATTTTTAGTGAGTGAATATGTAAGTGGTGAACGCAAAAGTCTTGTGTCTAAGATCTAGTATAGTGCAACAGTTGATCAGGCCCTAAAGTTTGAATGCTTTTTAACTGCCCGTAGGACATGCCCGGCGCTTTTACACCGGCTAAGAGCAACTTGCTCGGGCTCTTAAAAACCAGCGCCTCATCCCAGAGGTTCTCCTGCAGCAGGCTCTCCAGCAGAAAGGTGCCCCCCTCCACCAATACCGACAGTACATTTCGCTGGTAAAGGTCCTGCATGATCTGCGGAAGCATCAGTTCCCCTGCCTCCAGCTGCACGAAGTGCACGTTCTCGCGGTCCTGCTGCTTTTGGTGGGTGTATACCACCGTTGGCCAGCTCCCGTCGAAGAGGTGCAGGTGCGGGGGCAGTAGCAACTGCTTGTCTATTACCAGGCGCAACGGTTGCTGCCCCTGCCACAGGCGCGTATTCAGGCGCGGGTTATCGTAGAGGGCGGTGCGGCTGCCGACCATTATGGCCTGCTCTTCGGAGCGCCACTTGTGCACCAGCCGCTGGGCCAGCCTGCCGCTGATCTGCTCCTGCCGGTAATTGGCCGCCGCGATAAAGCCATCAGCTGTTTCCGCCCATTTCAAGAAAACATACGGGCGCTTCTGCGTGTGGAAGGTGAAGAAACGCCTGTTCAGCGCCAGCCCCTGCTCCTCCAGCACGCCTACCTTTACCTGCGCACCACTTTCGAACAGCTTCTTAATGCCACGCCCTGCCACCAGCGGGTTAGGGTCTGTGTTGCAGATAACCACATCCTTCACGCCGTGGCTGATGAGCAGGTCGGCGCAGGGCGGGGTTTTGCCATAGTGCGAGCAGGGCTCCAGGGTGACGTACACCCGGCTTTTAGGCAGCAGGCTTTTATCCTCCACTGCGGCAAT includes:
- the ribD gene encoding bifunctional diaminohydroxyphosphoribosylaminopyrimidine deaminase/5-amino-6-(5-phosphoribosylamino)uracil reductase RibD, with translation MATTDEKYMRRALELAQLGNGYTSPNPMVGCVVVHNGQIIGEGWHQKYGGPHAEVNAIAAVEDKSLLPKSRVYVTLEPCSHYGKTPPCADLLISHGVKDVVICNTDPNPLVAGRGIKKLFESGAQVKVGVLEEQGLALNRRFFTFHTQKRPYVFLKWAETADGFIAAANYRQEQISGRLAQRLVHKWRSEEQAIMVGSRTALYDNPRLNTRLWQGQQPLRLVIDKQLLLPPHLHLFDGSWPTVVYTHQKQQDRENVHFVQLEAGELMLPQIMQDLYQRNVLSVLVEGGTFLLESLLQENLWDEALVFKSPSKLLLAGVKAPGMSYGQLKSIQTLGPDQLLHYTRS
- a CDS encoding phosphatidylserine decarboxylase family protein, with product MKIHKEGRRILFFTLLILIVLNLLLYNFNPENGTFNRIFSAVSAVLFLLILQFFRSPYRNLLLHEDLIIAPADGKVVVIEEVEEPEYFQDKRKQISIFMSPINVHITRNPVSGIVKYFKYHPGNYFVAWHPKSSTQNERTTVVVESTAGPEVLFRQIAGAMARRIVWYVNEGDEVSQGEEFGFIKFGSRVDIFVPLDTEIKAELGQKTKGGQTVIAQLKTPPPTLFG
- a CDS encoding GAF domain-containing protein, which produces MAESLLVDANLSKEEKYKALLPQIEALTTGETDLIANISNLVAALRQGMGYFWVGVYFNKEGQLVLGPFQGPVACTRIPYHKGVCGACYTQQKTMLVPDVEAFPGHIACSSDSKSEIVLPAIKDGEVKLVLDVDSDKLNDFDEVDQQYLEQLMKLVESWY
- a CDS encoding Glu/Leu/Phe/Val family dehydrogenase, with the translated sequence MLYKEPAPIKDRENPFESMMSRFNIAAEVLGLDEEVYNVLKSPTRQVIVNVPVTMDDGKVRVFEGYRVVHSTILGPSKGGIRYAPDVFLDEVKALAAWMTWKCAVVDIPYGGAKGGIICDPYSMSAGEIERLTRAYTSSLVDIFGPDQDIPAPDMGTGPREMAWLMDEYSKTKGSTTHAVVTGKPLVLGGSLGRVEATGRGVMVSAMAAMEKLGMDPYKSTAVVQGFGNVGAWAAKLMAERGVKILGISDVSGAYWNDNGIDIEEAIEYKNAHNGRLEGYKGAEQMNPDELLTSKVDVLVPAAVEDVITIHNVDKIQARLIVEGANGPTSYKADNIINEKGIMVVPDILANSGGVTVSYFEWVQNRMGFKWTLDRVNERAERIMNESFERVYAASQKYNVPMRIAAYIVAIDKVAMTYKYRGGF